One Chryseobacterium indoltheticum DNA segment encodes these proteins:
- a CDS encoding DNA-processing protein DprA has protein sequence MYSEEHLYSIALRECNFIGDINFSKLVRRFGSAENVWKTSKKELSKTDGIGTKIISDIGNPEHLKFAEEELLFCEKNSIKINLRHQNDLHFLLNECDDAPAILYQKGNFETKHKTISLVGTRNITSYGKKFIEDFFEASKPHPYISVSGLALGVDKEIHEQSLKHQIPTIGILAHGFHTLYPSANKKLSEKILEENGGLLTEFNSSRKPDRENFIQRNRIIAGISPATIVVETAFGGGSVSTATFANTYNRDVFALPGKITDKYSQGCNQLIFQNKATAISTIKDLLDLLGLNDPKEKIEELFPHSKITVQLSENQELIYKQIIENPHITLDDLAEKISVSSHKLLPVILELELLGKVKSFSGRQFIAL, from the coding sequence ATGTATTCTGAAGAACATCTTTATTCTATCGCTCTGCGGGAGTGTAATTTTATTGGTGATATTAATTTTTCTAAGCTTGTACGCCGTTTTGGATCAGCAGAAAATGTTTGGAAAACTTCTAAAAAAGAACTCAGCAAGACGGATGGAATTGGTACAAAAATCATTTCCGACATTGGAAATCCTGAGCATCTCAAATTTGCTGAAGAAGAACTTTTGTTTTGCGAAAAGAATTCTATAAAAATCAATTTACGCCATCAAAATGATCTTCATTTTTTATTGAATGAATGTGACGATGCTCCAGCAATACTCTATCAGAAAGGAAATTTTGAAACAAAGCACAAAACTATAAGCTTAGTCGGAACAAGAAATATAACATCTTACGGGAAAAAATTTATTGAAGATTTCTTTGAAGCATCAAAACCACATCCGTATATTTCTGTAAGTGGTCTCGCTTTGGGCGTCGATAAAGAAATTCACGAGCAATCTTTAAAACATCAAATTCCCACCATTGGAATTCTAGCCCATGGTTTTCATACCTTATATCCTTCTGCCAATAAAAAGCTTTCAGAAAAGATTCTTGAGGAAAATGGAGGATTGCTTACCGAATTTAATTCATCAAGAAAACCGGACCGCGAAAATTTCATCCAAAGAAATAGAATTATTGCCGGCATTTCTCCTGCAACCATTGTTGTAGAAACAGCATTTGGCGGCGGTTCCGTCAGTACTGCAACATTCGCAAATACTTATAACAGAGATGTTTTTGCCCTTCCCGGAAAGATTACCGATAAATACAGCCAAGGATGTAATCAACTTATTTTTCAGAACAAAGCGACTGCCATTTCGACCATAAAAGACCTACTTGATCTCCTCGGACTGAATGATCCTAAAGAAAAAATTGAAGAACTTTTCCCTCATAGTAAAATAACAGTTCAATTATCTGAAAATCAAGAATTAATATATAAACAAATTATAGAAAATCCGCACATTACTTTAGACGATTTGGCAGAGAAAATATCGGTGTCTTCACACAAATTATTACCTGTAATTTTAGAATTAGAGCTTTTGGGAAAAGTAAAATCATTTTCCGGGAGACAATTTATAGCATTATAA
- a CDS encoding rhomboid family intramembrane serine protease has product MIKNIIHKKAFTAPLLMLAAMWFGYLLQTMGFFSSCFGAIIPLLPEGLLGIITSPLLHGSIDHIIGNSIPIAILMFLLYQFYSEVATKVFVIGWISTGLLLWMLPPIDIMTGEYNYTCTIGASGIVYVLAFFLFFSGVFKWNMKLLTISLLVVLYYGSLIWGMFPEELFYNLNEPSKISWQAHLSGALMGSAMAFIFKKSGEKKKKYIWEFPNYYSEKDDKLWQEYKENHPDDFLELPYKKNEDVWDYLEELRRK; this is encoded by the coding sequence TACTTATGCTCGCTGCAATGTGGTTTGGGTATCTTTTACAGACAATGGGGTTTTTCTCGAGCTGTTTTGGGGCAATTATTCCGCTTTTACCGGAAGGTCTATTGGGAATTATAACATCACCTCTATTACATGGCAGCATAGATCATATTATAGGAAACTCAATACCCATCGCAATACTCATGTTTTTATTGTACCAGTTTTACTCTGAAGTAGCCACAAAAGTTTTCGTAATCGGCTGGATCAGTACCGGTCTTCTGCTTTGGATGTTGCCACCGATTGATATTATGACAGGCGAGTATAATTATACATGCACCATCGGAGCGAGCGGTATTGTGTATGTTTTGGCATTTTTCCTTTTTTTCAGTGGAGTTTTTAAATGGAACATGAAGCTTTTGACCATTTCCCTTTTGGTTGTTTTATATTATGGAAGTTTAATCTGGGGAATGTTTCCCGAAGAACTGTTTTATAACCTGAATGAGCCCAGTAAAATCTCCTGGCAGGCGCATTTATCAGGTGCATTAATGGGAAGCGCAATGGCATTTATATTTAAAAAGTCCGGGGAAAAGAAAAAGAAGTACATCTGGGAATTCCCCAATTATTACAGCGAAAAAGACGATAAACTTTGGCAGGAATATAAAGAAAACCATCCTGACGATTTCCTGGAATTACCTTATAAAAAAAATGAAGATGTTTGGGATTATTTAGAAGAATTAAGGAGAAAATAA